The Streptomyces sp. NBC_01197 genome window below encodes:
- a CDS encoding mobile element transfer protein: protein MPARDHFHSVMRIGPVQIGTHRDRHGRTKHAAVCTADRCGWSSDFTSQSAAQLAARTHRCDPR, encoded by the coding sequence ATGCCCGCCCGAGATCACTTCCACTCCGTCATGCGGATCGGCCCCGTGCAGATCGGCACCCACCGCGACCGGCACGGCCGCACCAAGCACGCCGCCGTCTGCACCGCCGACCGCTGCGGCTGGTCGTCCGACTTCACCAGCCAGTCCGCCGCCCAGCTCGCCGCCCGCACCCACCGCTGCGACCCCCGCTGA
- a CDS encoding SpdD-like protein, which produces MFRPKIPANPAPTGIVAASVTAERPAVIHHAPAPVPTTPALARPTVQLTPGAVVALVGGGTAVVLVVGAVLVSMLLAVAVTAASLAVCALVIRSLIASQNRR; this is translated from the coding sequence ATGTTCCGTCCGAAGATCCCGGCCAACCCCGCGCCGACCGGCATCGTCGCGGCATCCGTCACCGCCGAGCGGCCCGCCGTGATCCATCACGCCCCGGCCCCGGTACCTACGACTCCGGCTCTGGCCCGTCCCACGGTCCAGCTCACGCCCGGCGCTGTCGTCGCCCTCGTCGGTGGCGGTACGGCCGTGGTCCTGGTCGTCGGTGCCGTACTCGTTTCCATGCTCCTCGCGGTCGCGGTCACCGCCGCCTCGCTCGCCGTGTGCGCGCTGGTCATCCGCTCGCTGATCGCCTCGCAGAACCGCCGCTGA